The following proteins are co-located in the Streptomyces sp. NBC_00435 genome:
- a CDS encoding helix-turn-helix transcriptional regulator, with translation MARPPALKLAEVLAEIRMSPSAFYRLRARDQAPRMIKLPNGELRCRRADLDAWWDMCEKDTPNWQ, from the coding sequence TTGGCCCGTCCCCCCGCCCTCAAACTTGCCGAGGTGCTTGCGGAAATCCGCATGAGTCCATCGGCGTTCTACCGACTGCGTGCTCGCGACCAGGCGCCGCGCATGATCAAGCTCCCGAACGGTGAGCTTCGCTGCCGTCGCGCGGATCTGGACGCCTGGTGGGATATGTGCGAGAAGGACACACCGAATTGGCAATGA
- a CDS encoding thiopeptide-type bacteriocin biosynthesis protein: MTTPRVPQQTENAVLAVLAGQSVAAVAARAGIDTEELDDATALYRAAGQAALAEQVARRDWHQSRIEFADFDRAEDIAAHHLVPRLRLLEDSGMLAAWWFIRKAPCWRLRLLATADTDPGRLHAALSEILGSLVQSAEVLRWWPTVYEPEVVAFGGFGGIDIAHGLFHADSRHFLDRTQHASGLGRRETSLLLVTAMLRSAGLDWYEQGDVWDRVAGLRPLPGDVTAENLAQTSTGVRRLLTLDTRPLTAGGGSMEAIAPWFAAFEFAGRNIGQAAQSGNLQRGPRDVLTHHVIFHWNRHGMSARTQGVLAHAARAAILAPTATN; this comes from the coding sequence ATGACCACCCCACGCGTCCCCCAGCAGACCGAAAACGCCGTACTTGCGGTGCTGGCTGGGCAGTCCGTTGCTGCAGTCGCAGCCCGCGCCGGGATCGACACCGAAGAACTCGACGACGCAACCGCCCTATACCGGGCAGCGGGGCAAGCCGCTCTCGCAGAGCAGGTCGCCCGCCGAGACTGGCACCAGTCCCGGATCGAGTTCGCGGATTTCGACCGGGCCGAGGACATCGCCGCCCACCACCTCGTCCCCCGCCTGCGTCTCCTGGAGGACTCCGGCATGCTCGCCGCCTGGTGGTTCATCCGCAAGGCGCCCTGCTGGCGGCTGCGGCTCCTGGCCACCGCCGATACTGATCCCGGCCGCCTCCACGCAGCCCTGTCCGAAATCCTCGGAAGCCTTGTCCAGTCCGCTGAAGTCCTGCGCTGGTGGCCCACCGTCTACGAGCCGGAAGTCGTGGCCTTCGGCGGGTTCGGAGGCATCGATATCGCCCACGGGCTCTTCCACGCCGACTCCCGTCATTTCCTGGACCGCACCCAGCACGCATCGGGCCTGGGGCGGCGTGAGACGTCGCTTCTGCTGGTTACGGCAATGCTGCGGTCTGCCGGGCTCGACTGGTACGAACAGGGCGACGTTTGGGACCGGGTCGCCGGTCTACGGCCCCTGCCCGGCGACGTCACCGCCGAAAACCTGGCCCAGACCTCCACAGGTGTACGCCGTCTCCTGACCCTCGACACCCGACCGCTGACGGCCGGCGGAGGGTCGATGGAGGCCATCGCCCCGTGGTTCGCCGCCTTCGAGTTCGCCGGGCGAAACATCGGGCAAGCCGCTCAGAGCGGCAACCTCCAGCGTGGCCCCCGCGACGTCCTGACGCACCATGTGATCTTCCACTGGAACCGACACGGCATGTCAGCCCGCACTCAGGGAGTCCTCGCCCACGCTGCCCGCGCCGCGATCCTGGCTCCCACCGCGACCAACTGA
- a CDS encoding lanthionine synthetase C family protein, giving the protein MNTTVLKARYGRRLHTPDPAADPVLGQSLSQGPAGIALWHVENARCGAGSWEPVKAWLAAATRTDVTAADSACLSYGAPALAFVLHAAGADGTTRDRLDAATANLAHRRAAVARARIQSGALPAMAEYDLLHGLTGIGVHLLHHTPGDDALAAVLGYLVALTRPVTVHGEQMPGWWCVHDPARRYTPGGHANFGMAHGVTGPLALLAQATRRGITVDGQTEAIATLTAWFDRWRQECEGGPWWPETITRTEMATGRPHSTGPGRPSWCYGIPGISRALQLAALATSDIGRQQAAEDALAACLADPRQTDRITDTGLCHGTAGLFQTVWRTARDARTPDLSVAADGLATVLEGQTAEPDPGLLEGAAGQALALATAARDRPPASGWDAYLLIN; this is encoded by the coding sequence GTGAACACCACTGTCCTCAAGGCGCGCTACGGCCGCCGCCTGCACACCCCCGACCCGGCCGCAGACCCGGTCCTGGGTCAGTCCCTTAGTCAGGGACCGGCCGGGATCGCGCTGTGGCACGTGGAGAACGCACGGTGCGGTGCCGGGTCGTGGGAACCGGTCAAGGCGTGGCTGGCGGCAGCGACTCGCACCGACGTGACGGCCGCGGACTCCGCCTGCCTCTCCTACGGGGCGCCGGCGCTCGCGTTCGTCCTGCACGCTGCCGGTGCCGACGGCACCACCCGGGACCGTCTCGACGCCGCGACCGCCAACCTGGCCCACCGCCGCGCGGCCGTCGCCCGGGCCCGTATCCAGTCCGGCGCCCTCCCGGCCATGGCCGAGTACGACCTCCTGCACGGCCTGACCGGCATCGGCGTCCACCTCCTCCACCACACCCCCGGTGATGACGCGCTCGCCGCTGTCCTCGGCTACCTCGTCGCTCTCACCCGCCCGGTGACCGTGCACGGTGAACAAATGCCGGGCTGGTGGTGCGTCCATGACCCGGCCCGGCGCTACACACCGGGCGGGCACGCCAACTTCGGAATGGCCCACGGCGTAACCGGCCCCCTCGCCCTCCTCGCCCAAGCGACACGCCGGGGAATCACCGTGGACGGCCAGACGGAAGCCATCGCCACCCTGACAGCCTGGTTCGACCGGTGGCGTCAGGAGTGTGAGGGCGGCCCGTGGTGGCCGGAGACGATCACACGCACCGAGATGGCGACCGGCCGCCCGCACAGCACCGGCCCCGGGCGCCCATCGTGGTGCTACGGCATCCCGGGCATTTCCCGGGCCCTTCAGCTCGCCGCCCTGGCCACCAGCGACATCGGGCGCCAGCAGGCGGCCGAGGATGCGCTGGCCGCTTGCCTCGCCGACCCCCGCCAGACCGACCGGATCACCGACACGGGCCTGTGCCACGGCACCGCCGGACTCTTCCAGACCGTCTGGAGGACCGCCCGCGACGCCCGCACGCCCGACCTGTCCGTCGCCGCCGATGGACTCGCCACCGTCCTCGAAGGTCAGACTGCCGAACCTGACCCCGGGCTCCTCGAAGGGGCCGCCGGGCAGGCCCTCGCCCTGGCCACCGCGGCACGCGACCGGCCACCCGCTTCCGGCTGGGACGCCTACCTCCTCATCAACTGA
- a CDS encoding lantibiotic dehydratase, producing the protein MAGRGRLYRAAEVVLVRATTHPGHGVPAVDVDLSGPDGVERGRAWLAAVRAHEQGRQALEEASPVLAVQTAAVLAAPDPDGREVRRLVHSTAAYLLRWRGRPTPFGHFAGIAPVRIGPDPQADWGVEHRVVLRPDADGLGAVADQLAARPAVLAGLLVAVNPAAVVRGGRIVAPGRAPAEGLAPLEVSVAATGPVRTALDAARVPAVFADVANAVAAAFPHADTATVHALLTQLVDSGVLLSSLDAVATDPEPIAVLRAASGGPGAYGGALLASMKEVTGSVSPAWPDTVLTAQITIPADVLSEAEKAASTLLRLSPYPFGAPAWRDYHQRFRQTYGHGTAVPVTDLVADSGLGFPSGYLGAAHPSPARTLSARDEKFLALAQQAALDRAREVVLTEELLASLAVVEAADLVSPPCVELAFHLHADSAEDVRQGRFEMWAASAARPSSSMAGRFTDLLPDGDRDAWAAALAGPPGPPSAQLLFPARRRRSGNVVRTPAATGHTIALGWPNPGPGAIPLADLAVTCDARHLYLIRSSTGQVVEPRVLHALEPTVLTPPLARFLAEVAGARRTAWRLPDWGAASRLPYLPRLRHGRAVLAPARWLLNAAVLPGPAAAGAAWEEAFDRWRIRCELPSSVVLVEAEMRLPLDLDVPLHRDLLRARLARTGEVALRESPAPRSRPTGPSAGGFMGRAHEFLTVLHAAEPAQVPRRWSAVTAAAPEQPGPSRTLCARLYGHPARHDEILTEHLPRLLSGWDPAPLWWFTRHHDSSHPERDRPLTFTMHVDEGGFGPAAARLGEWADGLRRQGLAARLDLAAHQSQDGRYGYGPARAAAEEVFAADSAAALAQITYAAQSGIPAEALTGASLTDLATAYAPTPAEGWTWLSANLPRKSGPVDAVLLRQSLVLADPDVLRHEAAARPLVAGWTARADALTTYRRALADQREDPLTVLRSLLHLHHVRALGGGPGPESLTLRLARTAALARTHRTDRRRGRA; encoded by the coding sequence ATGGCGGGTCGAGGCCGGCTGTACCGGGCTGCGGAGGTTGTGCTGGTGCGGGCCACCACCCACCCCGGGCACGGGGTTCCGGCGGTGGACGTGGACCTGTCCGGGCCGGATGGAGTTGAGCGGGGCCGGGCTTGGCTGGCGGCCGTCCGTGCCCACGAGCAGGGTCGCCAGGCGTTGGAGGAGGCGAGCCCGGTCCTGGCCGTGCAGACCGCCGCTGTTCTGGCTGCCCCCGACCCGGACGGGCGGGAAGTACGACGGCTGGTGCACTCCACGGCTGCCTACTTGCTGCGCTGGCGCGGCCGGCCGACCCCGTTCGGGCACTTCGCGGGGATCGCTCCCGTACGCATCGGCCCTGACCCGCAGGCGGACTGGGGAGTTGAGCATCGGGTGGTGCTGCGGCCGGATGCTGACGGGCTCGGAGCCGTGGCCGACCAGCTTGCAGCCCGGCCGGCGGTTCTGGCGGGGCTGCTCGTGGCGGTGAACCCGGCCGCTGTCGTCCGGGGAGGGCGCATCGTCGCCCCAGGCCGGGCGCCCGCCGAGGGCCTGGCGCCGCTGGAGGTGTCGGTAGCGGCCACTGGGCCTGTCCGGACCGCGCTGGACGCCGCCCGTGTCCCGGCCGTTTTCGCCGACGTGGCCAATGCCGTCGCCGCCGCTTTCCCGCATGCCGACACCGCCACCGTCCACGCGCTTCTGACGCAACTGGTGGACAGTGGTGTCCTGCTGTCCTCCTTGGACGCGGTGGCCACCGACCCCGAACCCATCGCCGTCTTGCGGGCGGCATCTGGCGGCCCAGGCGCCTACGGCGGAGCGCTCCTGGCGTCCATGAAGGAGGTCACCGGAAGCGTCTCGCCCGCGTGGCCGGACACGGTCCTCACTGCCCAGATCACGATTCCCGCCGACGTCCTGTCCGAGGCGGAGAAGGCCGCCTCCACCTTGCTGCGGCTATCCCCGTACCCGTTTGGAGCCCCGGCCTGGCGCGACTACCACCAGCGGTTCCGGCAGACGTACGGCCACGGTACGGCGGTGCCAGTGACTGACCTGGTCGCCGACTCCGGGCTCGGGTTCCCGTCCGGCTACCTCGGCGCCGCTCACCCGTCGCCGGCCCGGACGCTGTCCGCCCGCGACGAGAAGTTCCTCGCTCTGGCCCAGCAGGCCGCCCTCGACCGGGCCCGCGAAGTCGTCCTAACCGAGGAACTTCTCGCCTCGCTTGCCGTGGTCGAGGCCGCCGACTTGGTGTCGCCGCCGTGCGTGGAGCTGGCCTTCCACCTCCACGCCGACAGCGCCGAGGATGTGCGGCAGGGCCGGTTCGAGATGTGGGCGGCGTCCGCCGCCCGCCCGTCCTCGTCCATGGCCGGACGCTTCACCGACCTTCTGCCGGATGGTGATCGTGACGCATGGGCTGCTGCGCTAGCCGGTCCGCCCGGACCGCCGTCCGCGCAGCTGCTGTTCCCGGCACGCAGGCGCCGCAGTGGCAACGTGGTCCGCACCCCGGCCGCGACCGGCCACACCATCGCTCTGGGTTGGCCCAACCCGGGCCCCGGCGCTATCCCCCTCGCTGACCTCGCCGTCACCTGCGACGCTCGGCACCTGTACTTGATCCGGTCCTCCACCGGCCAGGTGGTGGAGCCGCGCGTCCTTCACGCGCTGGAGCCGACCGTCCTGACGCCGCCGCTGGCCCGGTTCCTCGCCGAAGTCGCTGGGGCCCGGCGCACCGCGTGGCGGCTGCCCGACTGGGGCGCCGCCTCCCGCCTTCCCTACCTGCCCCGGCTGCGGCACGGCCGCGCGGTCCTGGCCCCGGCACGCTGGCTCCTGAACGCCGCTGTCCTGCCCGGACCGGCCGCCGCCGGCGCTGCCTGGGAAGAGGCGTTCGATCGGTGGCGAATTCGCTGCGAGCTCCCGTCCTCCGTGGTCCTCGTAGAAGCCGAGATGCGTCTGCCCCTCGACCTTGACGTGCCCCTGCACCGGGACTTGTTGCGTGCCCGGCTGGCCAGGACGGGGGAAGTGGCGTTGCGGGAATCACCTGCGCCGCGAAGCAGGCCCACCGGACCTTCCGCAGGCGGGTTCATGGGCCGTGCCCACGAGTTCCTGACCGTCCTGCACGCCGCCGAACCGGCTCAGGTCCCGCGGCGCTGGTCCGCCGTCACGGCGGCGGCCCCAGAGCAGCCCGGTCCCTCCCGCACGCTGTGCGCCCGCTTGTACGGACACCCGGCGAGGCATGACGAGATCCTCACCGAGCACCTGCCCCGGCTGCTGTCCGGCTGGGATCCGGCGCCCCTCTGGTGGTTCACCCGCCACCACGACAGCAGCCACCCCGAACGTGACCGCCCCCTGACCTTCACCATGCACGTCGACGAGGGCGGTTTCGGACCGGCAGCCGCCCGTCTCGGTGAATGGGCTGACGGACTACGCCGTCAGGGTCTCGCCGCCCGACTCGACCTGGCCGCTCACCAGAGCCAGGACGGCCGGTACGGGTACGGGCCCGCTCGCGCCGCCGCCGAGGAGGTGTTCGCGGCCGACAGTGCCGCCGCCCTCGCCCAGATCACGTACGCCGCCCAATCCGGCATCCCCGCCGAGGCGCTCACCGGCGCATCCCTCACCGACCTCGCCACCGCCTACGCTCCCACGCCGGCCGAAGGCTGGACCTGGCTCTCCGCCAACCTGCCGCGCAAATCCGGGCCCGTGGACGCCGTCTTGTTGCGGCAGTCACTCGTGCTGGCCGACCCCGACGTGTTGCGCCATGAAGCCGCTGCCCGCCCGCTCGTGGCCGGGTGGACTGCCCGCGCCGATGCCCTGACCACCTACCGCCGGGCTCTGGCCGATCAGCGCGAAGACCCACTGACCGTCCTTCGGTCGCTTCTCCACCTCCACCACGTTCGTGCCCTCGGCGGTGGTCCCGGCCCCGAGTCGCTCACCCTCCGTCTCGCCCGAACCGCCGCCCTCGCTCGCACCCACCGCACCGACCGCCGCAGGGGTCGCGCGTGA
- a CDS encoding FxLD family lanthipeptide: MTQQIEQATTNLGDFSLDLRVVESAAPIANLLRATDDGCGSSCGGSNTACTSFTGDPS; the protein is encoded by the coding sequence ATGACCCAGCAGATCGAACAGGCCACCACCAACCTCGGCGACTTCAGCCTCGACCTGCGCGTGGTCGAGTCTGCCGCCCCGATCGCGAACCTCCTGCGTGCCACCGACGACGGCTGCGGATCTTCCTGCGGCGGTTCCAACACCGCGTGCACCTCCTTCACCGGCGACCCCTCCTGA
- the fxlM gene encoding methyltransferase, FxLD system, producing the protein MTETVEESTASAEDLRTAMTDQLVRAGTIRSKEVEAAFLAVARHDFAPDAPLVEAYAAHEAVRTKRDEYGIAISSVSAPDIQAMMLEQAQAQVGMRVGEVGSGGYNAALLAEIVGPEGSVVTIDIDSYVTDRARTLLDATGYGRVEVFLADAEHGLPDHGTVDRLMVTVGAWDIPPAWTDQLAEDGRLIVPLRMRGLTRSVAFDRDGDRLVSRSAEVCGFVTMQGEGEHAERLLLIRGKEIALRFDDGWPVDPEALNGVFDTERVEKWSGVSVARTEPFTGLQMWLATALDGFCLMAVDADLDTGLAAPQNKQSNLALLDGDSFAYLTIRRDGDRAEFGVHGYGPHAEQVAEALAEQIRTWDRDHRRDEPVIYAYPISTPETDLPTGRVITKRHRRIVISWPHEGQADHRTTNDKEN; encoded by the coding sequence GTGACCGAGACCGTCGAAGAATCCACCGCGTCCGCCGAGGATCTGCGTACCGCGATGACGGACCAGCTCGTCAGAGCCGGCACGATCCGTAGCAAGGAGGTAGAGGCCGCATTCCTGGCTGTTGCCCGTCACGACTTCGCTCCGGACGCGCCCCTCGTTGAGGCGTACGCCGCGCACGAGGCCGTACGCACGAAGAGGGACGAGTACGGCATCGCCATCAGCTCCGTCTCGGCCCCCGACATCCAGGCGATGATGCTGGAGCAGGCACAGGCTCAGGTGGGGATGAGGGTCGGTGAGGTCGGCTCGGGCGGATACAACGCGGCCCTGCTGGCAGAGATCGTGGGTCCGGAAGGATCGGTCGTCACCATCGACATCGATTCCTACGTCACCGACCGGGCACGCACCCTGCTGGATGCGACCGGCTACGGCCGGGTGGAGGTGTTCCTCGCCGACGCGGAGCACGGCCTGCCCGACCACGGGACGGTGGACCGGCTGATGGTCACCGTCGGCGCCTGGGACATCCCCCCTGCGTGGACCGATCAGCTCGCAGAGGACGGGCGGTTGATCGTGCCGCTGCGGATGCGCGGCCTGACCCGCTCGGTCGCCTTCGACCGCGACGGCGACCGGCTCGTCTCCCGCTCAGCGGAGGTGTGTGGGTTCGTCACCATGCAGGGCGAGGGAGAGCACGCGGAGCGGCTGTTGCTGATCCGGGGCAAGGAGATCGCCCTCCGTTTCGATGACGGCTGGCCGGTCGACCCCGAAGCCCTGAACGGGGTGTTCGACACCGAGCGAGTGGAGAAGTGGTCGGGGGTCAGCGTCGCGCGTACCGAGCCGTTCACCGGACTGCAGATGTGGCTGGCGACCGCCCTGGACGGCTTCTGTCTGATGGCCGTGGACGCCGACCTGGACACCGGCCTCGCCGCTCCGCAGAACAAGCAGTCCAACCTCGCGCTCCTCGACGGCGACTCCTTCGCCTACCTGACCATCCGCCGGGACGGGGACCGGGCCGAGTTCGGTGTGCACGGCTACGGCCCGCACGCCGAGCAGGTGGCCGAGGCCCTGGCGGAGCAGATCCGGACGTGGGACCGCGACCACCGGCGGGACGAACCGGTGATCTACGCCTACCCGATCAGCACCCCCGAGACCGACCTGCCCACCGGGCGGGTCATCACGAAGCGGCACCGCCGCATCGTCATCTCCTGGCCCCACGAGGGTCAGGCCGACCACCGCACCACCAATGACAAGGAGAACTGA
- a CDS encoding acyl-CoA thioesterase, with the protein MPRFNYLCPIRWSDMDANSHVNNAVYPRYLEEARMNMFETLVPSDPTERLSKNFLLSEQWMKFSKPLVYSKEPVEIEVWVTRLKGVSFELAYEIKDSGGVYVSATSKMAGFDSVAGRVRRFDDDERAVLGSFLDES; encoded by the coding sequence GTGCCCCGTTTCAACTACCTGTGCCCCATCCGCTGGTCGGATATGGACGCCAACAGCCACGTCAACAACGCTGTTTACCCCCGCTATCTTGAAGAAGCGCGGATGAACATGTTCGAGACGCTTGTGCCCAGCGATCCCACGGAGCGCCTCAGTAAGAACTTCCTCCTCTCGGAGCAGTGGATGAAGTTCTCCAAGCCGCTTGTCTACAGCAAGGAGCCGGTGGAGATCGAGGTGTGGGTGACAAGATTGAAGGGCGTCTCGTTTGAACTCGCTTATGAGATTAAGGACAGCGGAGGCGTGTACGTGTCCGCGACCTCCAAGATGGCTGGCTTCGACTCAGTTGCCGGACGCGTTCGTCGCTTTGATGACGACGAACGCGCTGTCCTTGGCAGCTTCCTGGACGAGTCATAG
- a CDS encoding helix-turn-helix domain-containing protein: MQHGADPIPPGDLDSMPGQVMGFAGLLKAWRASASARRGRTITQKEAAAAIKRSVRSYGAIERGATATRLTSEQCEALAELLMLSRDERRALMLHSLGTLPETAPRRPDPRVKKALQLFIDQQMPSPAYLSDGTWSILAYNHGMAEWWPWVTGPDANLMRWALLSPEARVQYSDWEKHAEVYVRLLKFALASRSGDKALLRLISDVCADPDVDRIWKTHYDLGADRDGHVFHMNVPALGETVEVVSHVLFPASLPECRLVVITWVEGDESNSHSLDALGGVRDSWAERASGVRHDSRDWTRPAEIPRRSVSCCTPDEAAALAGDGGIHLPALSKHVGPDVRLTLSPSSGSVIWATQECGRWAVAEFDASAVLSHFPLAQDPDTTTELDALTRTTLACSHRPAGTKRSRAVSRGQIRAMRAGECPPVAAGRV; the protein is encoded by the coding sequence ATGCAACACGGAGCCGATCCGATCCCGCCAGGTGATCTGGATTCGATGCCTGGTCAGGTGATGGGGTTCGCAGGCCTGCTCAAGGCCTGGCGTGCGTCCGCCAGTGCGCGCCGGGGGCGGACGATCACACAGAAGGAAGCTGCGGCGGCTATCAAGCGCTCCGTTCGTTCGTACGGCGCCATAGAGCGGGGTGCTACTGCCACCAGGCTCACCAGTGAGCAGTGTGAGGCGCTCGCCGAGCTATTGATGCTGAGCCGGGATGAACGCCGGGCCTTGATGCTCCACAGTCTTGGCACCTTGCCGGAGACGGCGCCTCGCCGGCCCGACCCGCGAGTTAAGAAGGCCCTGCAGCTGTTCATCGATCAGCAGATGCCCAGTCCCGCCTACCTCAGTGACGGCACGTGGTCCATCTTGGCGTATAACCATGGAATGGCTGAATGGTGGCCATGGGTGACGGGGCCTGACGCGAATCTCATGAGGTGGGCGCTGCTCTCGCCTGAGGCTCGCGTTCAGTACTCCGACTGGGAAAAGCATGCGGAGGTTTACGTTCGCCTGCTGAAGTTCGCTTTGGCGAGCCGGAGTGGGGACAAGGCTTTGCTGCGTCTCATTTCAGACGTCTGTGCCGACCCGGACGTTGATCGAATCTGGAAAACGCATTACGACCTTGGTGCCGACCGTGACGGTCATGTATTCCACATGAACGTTCCTGCTCTCGGCGAGACTGTGGAAGTAGTCAGCCATGTCCTCTTCCCGGCAAGCCTGCCCGAATGTCGACTCGTAGTCATCACCTGGGTGGAGGGGGACGAGTCCAACAGCCACAGCCTTGACGCCCTGGGTGGTGTGCGCGATTCCTGGGCGGAGAGGGCGAGCGGTGTCCGCCACGACTCCCGGGACTGGACGCGCCCTGCTGAGATTCCTCGACGAAGCGTGTCCTGTTGTACGCCGGACGAAGCCGCAGCTCTTGCTGGCGATGGTGGTATCCATCTTCCGGCGCTGAGTAAACATGTTGGCCCTGACGTGCGGCTGACGCTGTCACCTTCGAGCGGGTCTGTGATCTGGGCGACTCAGGAGTGCGGAAGGTGGGCCGTTGCGGAGTTCGACGCGTCGGCTGTTCTGTCGCACTTCCCACTCGCACAGGACCCGGACACCACGACAGAGCTCGATGCCCTAACGCGTACCACTTTGGCCTGCTCCCACCGGCCGGCCGGTACCAAGCGATCCCGGGCAGTCTCGCGCGGGCAGATCAGAGCCATGCGAGCCGGTGAGTGTCCGCCAGTTGCCGCTGGCCGGGTCTAG
- a CDS encoding transcriptional regulator — protein sequence MTSALRKRPLNPACAETPTLRARALAQRLAIMLPQVTSLQIRLQDGRTAWPHLDVRATGSDGRSVRISRTQAHVAARWIIRTYPAASWAERRTFDLRSAALDSGDV from the coding sequence ATGACCAGCGCCCTGCGCAAAAGGCCACTGAATCCGGCCTGCGCCGAGACACCAACCCTCCGAGCCCGCGCATTGGCGCAGAGGCTCGCCATCATGCTGCCGCAAGTCACCTCCTTGCAGATCCGGCTTCAGGACGGCCGGACGGCATGGCCCCACCTCGACGTGAGGGCGACGGGCTCCGACGGCCGATCGGTGCGTATCAGTCGTACTCAGGCGCACGTCGCCGCCCGCTGGATCATCCGCACCTACCCTGCAGCCAGCTGGGCGGAACGTCGCACCTTTGATCTGCGGTCCGCCGCCCTCGACAGCGGCGATGTCTGA
- a CDS encoding ATP-binding protein, translated as MTRRFDTSGPHKLGTTAAAVARRWPARFAELGIDPDRPLADTPAGIPALEAAQQRIPSRYQKATVTDPRVRQWVDDVTANATAPTTGGRREVSTGPSLLLLGATGVGKTYEAFGALRALIATGTVVRWESITAADLYADMRPSAGVDPEWMMRRLVRIPVLHLDDLGAATTTRWTEELTYRLINWRYNRELPTLITSNLAPVRTATMPAEQPVLREQIGDRVASRLAGMCQQIAMSGPDRRRTRTSA; from the coding sequence GTGACCCGACGCTTCGACACCTCCGGACCGCACAAGCTGGGCACCACCGCAGCCGCCGTAGCGCGCCGCTGGCCAGCACGCTTCGCAGAGCTGGGAATCGACCCGGATCGCCCCCTGGCTGACACGCCCGCTGGCATCCCTGCCCTTGAGGCCGCCCAGCAGCGCATCCCCTCGCGCTACCAGAAGGCGACCGTCACGGATCCGCGCGTCCGCCAGTGGGTGGACGACGTCACCGCGAACGCCACCGCCCCGACAACGGGAGGGCGACGGGAGGTCTCGACCGGCCCTTCGCTGCTGCTGCTCGGCGCGACCGGGGTCGGCAAGACGTACGAGGCCTTCGGGGCGCTCCGGGCGCTGATCGCCACGGGGACCGTGGTGCGGTGGGAGTCCATCACCGCTGCCGACCTCTACGCCGACATGCGCCCCAGCGCGGGTGTCGACCCGGAGTGGATGATGCGGCGCCTCGTGCGGATCCCCGTACTGCACCTGGACGACCTGGGGGCGGCGACGACCACCCGGTGGACCGAGGAGCTGACGTACCGGCTCATCAACTGGCGCTACAACCGCGAGTTGCCGACCCTGATCACCAGCAACCTCGCCCCGGTCCGTACCGCCACGATGCCGGCGGAGCAGCCGGTCCTGCGTGAGCAGATCGGTGACCGGGTCGCCTCGCGCCTCGCGGGGATGTGCCAGCAGATCGCCATGTCCGGACCGGACCGCCGCCGGACACGAACCTCGGCCTGA
- a CDS encoding WhiB family transcriptional regulator — translation MRYITTHENPIVGMLGITDRSWTERGSCYGMDPAEADEVFFPTATSSKSTEEARSICKSCPVVQQCFDAAMDSDARKGFRAGLTEKDRRPFHNKVAKRLDYNRVHAVFRGRDVALSIPERNAVVRQAYLREWSVERLAMLLQSDFDYTRKLMREQAKEVSARDHQWLQQMSATREAGGPAKASSVAVTCAAASCDSETRTAYGEAA, via the coding sequence ATGCGATACATCACCACCCACGAGAACCCCATCGTCGGCATGCTCGGGATCACCGATCGCAGCTGGACCGAGCGGGGCTCCTGCTACGGCATGGACCCCGCCGAGGCTGACGAGGTCTTTTTCCCCACGGCCACCAGCAGCAAGAGCACCGAGGAAGCCCGGTCCATCTGCAAGAGCTGCCCGGTCGTGCAGCAGTGCTTCGACGCGGCCATGGACAGCGACGCCCGGAAGGGATTCCGAGCCGGACTCACGGAGAAGGACCGGCGCCCCTTCCACAACAAGGTCGCCAAGCGTCTGGACTACAACCGCGTACACGCCGTCTTCCGGGGCCGCGATGTCGCCCTGTCGATCCCCGAGCGCAACGCTGTGGTCCGCCAGGCCTACCTTCGTGAGTGGAGCGTCGAACGTCTGGCGATGCTGCTGCAGAGCGATTTCGACTACACCCGCAAGCTGATGCGTGAGCAGGCCAAGGAGGTATCGGCGCGCGACCACCAGTGGCTCCAGCAGATGTCCGCCACGCGTGAGGCCGGCGGACCAGCGAAGGCCTCGTCCGTGGCCGTCACATGCGCCGCAGCTTCCTGCGACTCGGAAACTCGCACGGCCTATGGGGAAGCCGCGTGA